Proteins co-encoded in one Actinomadura luteofluorescens genomic window:
- a CDS encoding acyl-CoA desaturase — protein sequence MTTAPAMDPPRPQRRPELAPQQRGNGERVLIATFTALPFLALFAAVPLAWGRFLGWTDVALTAVFYLLSAGGITIGYHRYFTHGSFKATRGLKIFMALAGSLAIEGPVITWVADHRRHHKHSDKEFDPHSPWRFGDDWKALAKGLAWAHYGWLFDANRTSKQRFAKDLLNDRDIRRIHLAFPGLVAASFLLPAVIGGLVTMSWMGFLTALFWAGFVRITLVHHVTWSINSICHTFGKEEFEVRDRSRNVWWLAIPSLGESWHNLHHSDPTCARHGVLKGQVDISARIIWAFEKMRLAHDVRWPNADRLAAKRTKQAV from the coding sequence ATGACGACAGCTCCGGCCATGGATCCACCTCGCCCGCAGCGGCGTCCCGAACTCGCGCCCCAGCAGCGCGGCAACGGAGAACGGGTGCTGATCGCCACGTTCACCGCGCTGCCCTTCCTGGCACTGTTCGCCGCCGTCCCGCTGGCCTGGGGGCGGTTCCTCGGCTGGACGGACGTCGCGCTCACGGCGGTCTTCTACCTGCTGTCCGCGGGCGGCATCACGATCGGCTACCACCGGTACTTCACCCACGGCTCGTTCAAGGCCACGCGCGGGCTGAAGATCTTCATGGCGCTGGCCGGGAGCCTGGCCATCGAGGGCCCGGTCATCACGTGGGTCGCCGACCACCGCCGGCACCACAAGCACTCGGACAAGGAGTTCGACCCGCACTCGCCGTGGCGTTTCGGCGACGACTGGAAGGCCCTGGCGAAGGGCCTGGCCTGGGCGCACTACGGCTGGCTGTTCGACGCCAACAGGACCTCCAAGCAGCGGTTCGCCAAGGACCTGCTGAACGACCGCGACATCCGGCGCATCCACCTGGCCTTCCCCGGCCTGGTCGCGGCGTCGTTCCTGCTCCCGGCCGTGATCGGCGGCCTGGTCACCATGTCGTGGATGGGCTTCCTCACGGCGCTGTTCTGGGCCGGGTTCGTCCGGATCACGCTGGTGCACCACGTGACGTGGTCCATCAACTCGATCTGCCACACCTTCGGCAAGGAGGAGTTCGAGGTCCGGGACAGGTCGCGCAACGTGTGGTGGCTGGCGATCCCCTCGCTCGGCGAGTCGTGGCACAACCTGCACCACTCCGACCCGACCTGCGCGCGGCACGGCGTGCTGAAGGGGCAGGTCGACATCAGCGCGCGCATCATCTGGGCGTTCGAGAAGATGCGCCTGGCCCATGACGTCCGGTGGCCGAACGCCGACCGGCTCGCCGCCAAACGCACGAAGCAGGCGGTTTGA
- a CDS encoding sulfate adenylyltransferase subunit 1 yields MDLLRFATAGSVDDGKSTLIGRLLFDSKSIFEDQLESVEKTSADRGEEYTNLALLTDGLRAEREQGITIDVAYRYFATPRRKFIIADTPGHIQYTRNMVTGASTADLAIILVDARKGILEQSRRHAFLTTLLQVPHLVVAINKMDLVDYDRGVYERIVDEFTSFASKLEVTDLTFIPISALHGDNVVERSVNMPWYEGSSLLHHLEHVHIASDRNLIDVRFPVQYVVRPHASTDPDLHDYRGYAGQVAGGVLKPGDEVVHLPSGLTTTITHIDGPGGPVGEAFAPMSVTLRLADDIDISRGDMIARPNNRPEVAQDIDAMVCWMTPDRTLAPRTKLVIKHTTRTAKAMVKQLHYRLDVNTLHRDDQADSLGLNEIGRISLRVTQPLFVDDYGRNRLTGGFILIDEATNNTVAAGMITGAR; encoded by the coding sequence ATGGACCTCCTGCGGTTCGCCACCGCCGGCAGCGTCGACGACGGCAAGTCCACGCTGATCGGCCGGCTGCTGTTCGACTCCAAGTCGATCTTCGAGGACCAGCTGGAGTCGGTCGAGAAGACCAGCGCCGACCGCGGCGAGGAGTACACGAACCTGGCGCTGCTGACCGACGGCCTGCGGGCCGAGCGGGAGCAGGGCATCACCATCGACGTGGCGTACCGGTACTTCGCGACGCCGCGCCGCAAGTTCATCATCGCCGACACCCCGGGGCACATCCAGTACACCCGGAACATGGTGACCGGCGCCTCCACCGCCGACCTGGCGATCATCCTCGTGGACGCCCGGAAGGGCATCCTGGAGCAGTCGCGCCGGCACGCGTTCCTCACCACGCTCCTCCAGGTCCCGCACCTGGTCGTGGCGATCAACAAGATGGACCTGGTCGACTACGACCGCGGCGTGTACGAGCGGATCGTCGACGAGTTCACGTCCTTCGCCTCCAAGCTGGAGGTCACGGACCTGACGTTCATCCCGATCTCGGCGCTGCACGGCGACAACGTCGTCGAGCGCAGCGTGAACATGCCGTGGTACGAGGGCTCGTCGCTGCTGCACCATCTGGAGCACGTGCACATCGCCTCCGACCGCAACCTGATCGACGTGCGGTTCCCGGTGCAGTACGTGGTCCGGCCGCACGCGTCCACGGATCCCGACCTGCACGACTACCGCGGCTACGCGGGCCAGGTGGCGGGCGGCGTGCTGAAGCCGGGCGACGAGGTGGTGCACCTGCCGTCCGGGCTGACCACGACGATCACCCACATCGACGGGCCGGGCGGGCCGGTCGGGGAGGCGTTCGCGCCGATGTCGGTGACCCTGCGCCTCGCCGACGACATCGACATCTCCCGCGGCGACATGATCGCCCGTCCGAACAACCGGCCCGAGGTCGCGCAGGACATCGACGCGATGGTCTGCTGGATGACCCCGGACCGCACCCTCGCCCCGCGCACGAAGCTGGTCATCAAGCACACGACCCGCACCGCGAAGGCGATGGTGAAGCAGCTGCACTACCGGCTGGACGTCAACACCCTGCACCGCGACGACCAGGCCGACTCCCTCGGCCTGAACGAGATCGGCCGCATCTCGCTGCGGGTGACGCAGCCGCTGTTCGTCGACGACTACGGCCGCAACCGCCTCACCGGCGGCTTCATCCTGATCGACGAGGCCACCAACAACACCGTCGCCGCCGGAATGATCACCGGCGCGCGCTGA
- a CDS encoding VOC family protein produces MITGVHHVQLAAPPGSEDRLRAFYGGVLGLTEVPKPPALARRGGAWFRGPGVELHLGIEPGFRPARKAHPGLLVDDLDALAERLRAAGHEVTPDEMFPGHRRFYADDPVGNRLEFLRPSG; encoded by the coding sequence ATGATCACTGGCGTGCACCACGTCCAGCTCGCGGCCCCGCCCGGCAGCGAGGACCGGCTCCGCGCCTTCTACGGCGGCGTCCTCGGCCTCACCGAGGTCCCCAAGCCGCCCGCGCTCGCGCGGCGCGGCGGAGCCTGGTTCCGCGGCCCGGGCGTCGAACTCCACCTCGGCATCGAGCCGGGCTTCCGGCCGGCCCGCAAGGCCCACCCGGGCCTGCTCGTCGACGACCTCGACGCCCTCGCGGAGCGCCTGCGCGCCGCCGGCCACGAGGTCACGCCGGACGAGATGTTCCCCGGCCACCGCCGCTTCTACGCCGACGACCCCGTGGGGAACCGGCTGGAGTTCCTGCGGCCCTCAGGCTGA
- a CDS encoding sugar transferase, with amino-acid sequence MAVVDKVQAESSIRHEHERAASQNWSRTYRRLARALDFASMLMAGVIAFVLRFPGVPNELDAPYVALTVVLPVVWLPTLLLCRAYQPRYVGVGYEEFHRVLRAGFILTAVVAILAYATKTDVARGYVVMALPLGTFLALLARYRLRKWLHKKRWHGEYMRRVVAVGHRTSVSDLIRLLQKKRYHGMDIVAVCLPPVLASGEDAVAEVEGVPVLGDFGQAAAVADRIGADSVAVLACPEMDGVALRRLAWQIERNDVELVVAPALMDVTGPRISIRPVSGLPLLHVEHPELDGGRKVLKGLVDRVVALGGIVALSPLLLLIAVLIKMSGDGPVLFRQTRVGRGGREFTVLKFRTMVADAEARRMELLAANDNDGVLFKIRQDPRVTRVGRRLRRYSLDELPQLFNVLRGEMSLVGPRPPLPDEVAQYGGDVYRRLVVKPGLTGLWQVSGRSDLSWEESVRLDLRYVDNWTLVLDLQIMWKTWSAVFRGSGAY; translated from the coding sequence ATGGCCGTCGTTGACAAGGTCCAGGCCGAGTCATCGATTCGCCATGAGCACGAGCGCGCGGCGTCGCAGAACTGGAGCCGGACCTACCGGCGGCTCGCGCGGGCCCTCGACTTCGCCAGCATGCTGATGGCCGGAGTGATCGCCTTCGTGCTCAGGTTCCCGGGCGTCCCCAACGAACTGGACGCGCCGTACGTGGCGTTGACCGTGGTGCTCCCCGTGGTCTGGCTCCCGACGCTGCTGCTGTGCCGCGCGTACCAGCCCCGCTACGTGGGCGTCGGGTACGAGGAGTTCCACCGGGTGCTGCGCGCCGGGTTCATCCTCACCGCGGTGGTCGCCATCCTGGCCTACGCCACCAAGACCGACGTCGCGCGCGGCTACGTGGTGATGGCGCTGCCCCTCGGGACGTTCCTGGCGCTGCTGGCGCGCTACCGGCTGCGCAAGTGGCTGCACAAGAAGCGGTGGCACGGCGAGTACATGCGCAGGGTCGTCGCGGTCGGGCACCGGACGTCGGTGTCCGACCTGATCCGGTTGCTGCAGAAGAAGCGGTACCACGGGATGGACATCGTGGCCGTGTGCCTGCCGCCGGTGCTCGCCTCGGGCGAGGACGCGGTCGCCGAGGTGGAGGGCGTCCCGGTGCTGGGCGACTTCGGCCAGGCGGCGGCGGTCGCCGACCGGATCGGCGCCGACTCGGTGGCCGTGCTGGCGTGCCCGGAGATGGACGGGGTGGCGCTGCGACGGCTGGCGTGGCAGATCGAGCGCAACGACGTCGAGCTGGTCGTGGCGCCCGCGCTGATGGACGTGACCGGCCCGCGGATCTCGATCCGCCCGGTGTCGGGCCTGCCGCTGCTGCACGTGGAGCACCCGGAGCTGGACGGCGGCCGCAAGGTCCTCAAGGGCCTGGTCGACCGGGTCGTGGCGCTCGGCGGGATCGTGGCGCTGAGCCCGCTGCTGCTGCTGATCGCCGTCCTGATCAAGATGTCCGGGGACGGCCCGGTGCTGTTCCGGCAGACGCGCGTCGGGCGCGGGGGCCGGGAGTTCACGGTGCTGAAGTTCCGCACGATGGTCGCCGACGCCGAGGCGCGCCGGATGGAGCTGCTGGCCGCCAACGACAACGACGGGGTGCTGTTCAAGATCCGGCAGGACCCGCGGGTGACGCGGGTGGGCCGCCGGCTGCGCCGGTACTCGCTGGACGAGCTGCCGCAGCTGTTCAACGTGCTGCGCGGCGAGATGTCGCTCGTGGGCCCGCGCCCGCCGCTGCCCGACGAGGTCGCCCAGTACGGCGGCGACGTCTACCGCCGCCTGGTGGTCAAGCCGGGCCTGACCGGGCTCTGGCAGGTGAGCGGCCGCTCGGACCTGTCGTGGGAGGAGTCGGTCCGGCTCGACCTGCGGTACGTCGACAACTGGACCCTCGTCCTGGACCTGCAGATCATGTGGAAGACCTGGTCGGCCGTCTTCCGCGGCTCCGGCGCGTACTGA
- a CDS encoding ribose-phosphate diphosphokinase, translating to MSGIKTSGQKKLMLFTGRAHPDLAREVADNLQVELTPTSAYDFANGETFVRFLESVRGSDAFVVQSHTAPINQWIMEQLIMVDALKRASAKRITVVAPFFGYARQDKKHRGREPISARLMADLFKTAGADRLITVDLHTAQIQGFFDGPVDHLFALDLLARHFESRLDTSQVTVVAPDAGRVRVTERWSDRLGGVPMAIIHKKRDPDVANEVKVFDVVGEVAGRTCVVVDDMIDTGGTIVKAADALFDQGATKVVVAATHGVLSGPAVDRLKNSRISEVVLTNTLPIPEEKQFDKLTVLSIAPLVARAINEVFSDGSVTSLFGGHS from the coding sequence GTGAGTGGGATAAAAACGAGCGGCCAGAAGAAGCTGATGCTCTTCACCGGCCGAGCCCACCCTGACCTGGCCAGGGAAGTAGCCGACAACCTCCAGGTCGAGCTGACGCCGACGTCCGCCTACGACTTCGCCAACGGCGAGACGTTCGTGCGGTTCCTGGAGTCGGTCCGCGGCTCCGACGCCTTCGTGGTCCAGAGTCACACGGCTCCCATCAATCAGTGGATCATGGAGCAGCTGATCATGGTGGACGCGCTCAAGCGCGCGTCGGCCAAGCGGATCACGGTGGTGGCGCCGTTCTTCGGCTACGCCAGGCAGGACAAGAAGCACCGCGGCCGCGAGCCCATCTCGGCCCGGCTGATGGCCGACCTGTTCAAGACGGCGGGCGCCGACCGGCTGATCACCGTCGACCTGCACACCGCGCAGATCCAGGGCTTCTTCGACGGCCCGGTGGATCATCTGTTCGCGCTGGACCTGCTGGCGCGGCACTTCGAGAGCCGGCTGGACACCTCCCAGGTCACCGTGGTCGCGCCGGACGCGGGCCGGGTGCGGGTCACCGAGCGGTGGAGCGACCGGCTGGGCGGCGTCCCGATGGCGATCATCCACAAGAAGCGCGACCCGGACGTGGCCAACGAGGTCAAGGTGTTCGACGTGGTCGGCGAGGTCGCCGGCCGCACCTGCGTCGTGGTGGACGACATGATCGACACCGGCGGGACGATCGTGAAGGCGGCGGACGCGCTGTTCGACCAGGGCGCGACCAAGGTCGTCGTCGCGGCGACGCACGGCGTCCTGTCGGGCCCGGCGGTGGACCGGCTGAAGAACTCCCGGATCTCCGAGGTGGTGCTCACCAACACGCTGCCGATCCCGGAGGAGAAGCAGTTCGACAAGCTCACGGTGCTGTCGATCGCGCCGCTGGTCGCGCGCGCGATCAACGAGGTGTTCTCCGACGGCTCGGTCACGAGCCTGTTCGGCGGCCACAGCTGA
- a CDS encoding 50S ribosomal protein L25/general stress protein Ctc — translation MSEVRIAAEPRTEFGKGAARRTRRAGKVPAVLYGHGTDPQHIALPGHDLMLALKTPNVLLTIEGLSGGAELALPKDVQRDPVKGFLEHVDLLLVKRGEKVVVDLPVNLVGDVVAGGVVQQELVQVSVEAEATKIPEAVDLSIEGLEVGTQVLAGDLKLPSGVTLQVDGEALVLQIADATVSAGATETEAEAEAAEAAAAEAEAPEGEGETASE, via the coding sequence GTGTCCGAGGTACGCATTGCCGCCGAGCCGCGCACCGAGTTCGGTAAGGGTGCCGCGCGGCGCACCCGCCGGGCCGGCAAGGTGCCCGCCGTCCTCTACGGTCACGGCACCGACCCGCAGCACATCGCGCTGCCGGGCCACGACCTGATGCTGGCCCTGAAGACGCCGAACGTGCTGCTGACCATCGAGGGCCTCTCCGGCGGCGCCGAGCTGGCGCTGCCGAAGGACGTCCAGCGCGACCCGGTCAAGGGCTTCCTGGAGCACGTCGACCTGCTGCTGGTGAAGCGCGGCGAGAAGGTCGTCGTGGACCTGCCGGTCAACCTGGTCGGCGACGTGGTCGCGGGCGGCGTCGTCCAGCAGGAGCTGGTCCAGGTGTCGGTCGAGGCGGAGGCTACGAAGATCCCCGAGGCCGTGGACCTGTCCATCGAGGGCCTGGAGGTCGGCACGCAGGTGCTGGCCGGCGACCTGAAGCTGCCGTCGGGCGTCACCCTGCAGGTCGACGGGGAGGCCCTCGTCCTGCAGATCGCCGACGCGACCGTGTCGGCCGGCGCGACCGAGACCGAGGCGGAGGCCGAGGCGGCCGAGGCGGCCGCGGCCGAGGCCGAGGCCCCCGAGGGCGAGGGCGAGACCGCCTCCGAGTGA
- a CDS encoding 3'(2'),5'-bisphosphate nucleotidase CysQ yields MTEAGAADDHSLAAELAGTAGRLLLGVRDEMGFADARALKDTGDLRAHEYLMAALAERCPGDAVLSEEGRSSVAGKRSRGDDRAPTRNTADAERLTASRVWIVDPLDGTREFSEEGRRDWAVHVALWERDAYGDGRLAAGAVALPAQGLTLRTDAVGGASLVRTDLADPDPVTAGPAGTPPPREVPLHVPAPDAEKLRIAVSRTRPPEFVRRLAEAIEPEVELVPIGSAGAKISAVLLGEVDAYVHAGGQFEWDSAAPAAVALGAGAHASRVDGAPLRYNREDPRLPDILVCHPMSASTLLTGIREVSGALP; encoded by the coding sequence ATGACCGAGGCAGGGGCGGCGGACGATCATTCGCTCGCGGCCGAGCTCGCCGGGACGGCGGGCCGGCTGCTGCTGGGCGTGCGGGACGAGATGGGCTTCGCCGACGCGAGGGCCCTGAAGGACACCGGCGACCTGCGAGCGCACGAGTACCTGATGGCGGCGCTGGCGGAGCGCTGTCCCGGTGACGCCGTCCTGTCCGAGGAGGGGCGGTCCTCGGTCGCCGGGAAGCGGTCCCGGGGCGACGACCGCGCCCCCACCCGCAACACCGCCGACGCGGAGCGGCTCACGGCCTCCCGCGTGTGGATCGTCGACCCCCTGGACGGCACCCGCGAGTTCTCCGAGGAGGGCCGCCGCGACTGGGCCGTGCACGTGGCGCTGTGGGAGCGGGACGCGTACGGCGACGGCCGCCTGGCGGCCGGCGCCGTCGCGCTGCCGGCGCAGGGCCTGACGCTCCGCACGGACGCGGTGGGCGGCGCCTCGCTCGTCCGCACCGACCTCGCCGACCCCGACCCCGTCACGGCCGGGCCCGCCGGGACGCCGCCGCCCCGCGAGGTGCCGCTGCACGTTCCGGCGCCGGACGCGGAGAAGCTGCGCATCGCCGTGAGCCGCACGCGGCCGCCGGAGTTCGTCCGGCGGCTGGCGGAGGCGATCGAGCCGGAGGTGGAGCTGGTGCCGATCGGATCCGCGGGCGCGAAGATCTCCGCGGTGCTGCTCGGCGAGGTGGACGCCTACGTGCACGCGGGCGGCCAGTTCGAGTGGGACTCGGCGGCCCCGGCGGCCGTCGCGCTCGGCGCCGGGGCGCACGCGTCCCGGGTCGACGGGGCGCCGCTGCGCTACAACCGTGAGGACCCCCGGCTCCCGGATATCCTGGTGTGCCATCCCATGTCGGCGTCAACGCTGCTGACCGGCATCCGGGAAGTAAGCGGCGCGCTGCCGTGA
- the glmU gene encoding bifunctional UDP-N-acetylglucosamine diphosphorylase/glucosamine-1-phosphate N-acetyltransferase GlmU → MSAASRPAAVIVLAAGEGTRMKSRTSKVLHELCGRSMLGHVLAAARELEPERLVVVVGHRREQVVEHLAEHAPDAEAAVQERQGGTGHAVRMALEQTGALDGTVVVTNGDHPLLRGETLRALVQAHEDEGNAVTVLTTEMPDATGYGRMIRAADGSAEAIVEHKDATGEQRAINEINVGMYAFDGALLADALKRVTTDNAGGEEYLTDVVAILRGDGHRAGAHLAADWVETQGVNDKVQLSQARRQLNDRILEAHMRAGVTVIDPASTWIDVHVTAEPDAEIHPGTQLHGGTHLGEGARVGPGCTLTDTTVGAGASVTNAVCVGAWIGPEASVGPYAYLRPGTRLAPRAKVGTYVETKNADIGEGTKVPHLTYVGDAEIGAGSNIGASSVFVNYDGVDKHRSVIGSHVKVGSDNMIVAPVTIGDGAYTAAGSVIIQDVPPGAMAVARGRQRNVEGWVERKRPGTPAAEAARRARTGEEGAP, encoded by the coding sequence GTGAGTGCCGCGAGCCGCCCGGCCGCCGTCATCGTCCTCGCCGCGGGCGAGGGCACCCGGATGAAGTCCCGTACCTCGAAGGTGCTGCACGAGCTGTGCGGGCGCAGCATGCTCGGCCACGTGCTGGCCGCCGCCCGCGAGCTGGAGCCCGAGCGGCTCGTCGTGGTCGTCGGGCACCGGCGCGAGCAGGTCGTCGAGCATCTCGCCGAGCACGCCCCCGACGCCGAGGCCGCCGTGCAGGAGCGGCAGGGCGGAACGGGCCACGCCGTGCGGATGGCGCTGGAGCAGACCGGCGCCCTGGACGGGACGGTCGTCGTGACGAACGGCGACCACCCGCTGCTGCGGGGCGAGACGCTGCGGGCGCTGGTCCAGGCGCACGAGGACGAGGGCAACGCCGTCACCGTGCTGACGACCGAGATGCCGGACGCGACCGGTTACGGGCGCATGATCCGGGCGGCCGACGGCAGCGCCGAGGCGATCGTCGAGCACAAGGACGCCACCGGAGAACAGCGCGCCATCAACGAGATCAACGTCGGGATGTACGCGTTCGACGGCGCGCTCCTGGCCGACGCGCTGAAGCGGGTGACGACCGACAACGCGGGCGGCGAGGAGTACCTCACCGACGTGGTCGCGATCCTGCGCGGCGACGGCCACCGGGCGGGCGCCCACCTGGCCGCCGACTGGGTCGAGACCCAGGGCGTCAACGACAAGGTCCAGCTCTCGCAGGCGCGCCGGCAGCTGAACGACCGGATCCTCGAAGCGCACATGCGGGCCGGGGTCACCGTCATCGACCCGGCGTCCACCTGGATCGACGTGCACGTCACCGCCGAACCGGACGCGGAGATCCACCCGGGGACGCAGCTGCACGGCGGGACGCACCTGGGCGAGGGCGCCCGGGTCGGCCCCGGCTGCACGCTGACCGACACGACGGTCGGCGCCGGCGCCTCGGTGACCAACGCGGTGTGCGTCGGGGCGTGGATCGGGCCGGAGGCCTCGGTCGGGCCCTACGCCTACCTGCGGCCCGGCACCAGGCTCGCGCCCAGGGCCAAGGTCGGGACGTACGTCGAGACCAAGAACGCCGACATCGGCGAGGGCACCAAGGTGCCGCATCTGACCTACGTCGGCGACGCCGAGATCGGCGCCGGCTCGAACATCGGCGCGAGCTCGGTGTTCGTCAACTACGACGGCGTGGACAAGCACCGCAGCGTCATCGGGTCGCACGTGAAGGTCGGCAGCGACAACATGATCGTGGCGCCGGTGACGATCGGGGACGGCGCCTACACGGCGGCCGGCTCGGTGATCATCCAGGACGTCCCGCCGGGGGCGATGGCGGTGGCGCGAGGGCGGCAGCGCAACGTCGAGGGCTGGGTCGAGCGGAAGCGGCCGGGGACGCCGGCGGCCGAGGCGGCCCGGCGGGCCAGGACCGGCGAGGAGGGCGCGCCCTAG
- the cysD gene encoding sulfate adenylyltransferase subunit CysD: MQRCDYLLSQLDVLEAESIHIFREVAAEFERPVLLFSGGKDSIVMLRLAQKAFWPAPIPFPVMHVDTGHNFPEVIEFRDRRVGELGVRLIVSSVQDAIDSGRVVEQKGRRASRNRLQITPLLDAIEEHQFDAAFGGARRDEEKARAKERVVSFRDEFGQWDPKNQRPELWNLFNTKIVQGEHVRVFPLSNWTELDIWDYVRREELELPPIYFAHSRQVFERDGLLLDAETGFANRGDDEPEFAATVRYRTVGDASCTGAVKSNAVTLDEVIEEIAATRITERGQTRADDRTSEAAMEDRKKEGYF; the protein is encoded by the coding sequence ATGCAGCGTTGCGATTATCTGCTGTCCCAGCTAGACGTCCTCGAAGCCGAGTCGATCCATATCTTCCGGGAGGTGGCGGCCGAGTTCGAGCGGCCGGTGCTGCTGTTCTCCGGCGGCAAGGACAGCATCGTCATGCTGCGCCTGGCGCAGAAGGCGTTCTGGCCCGCCCCGATCCCCTTCCCGGTCATGCACGTCGACACCGGCCACAACTTCCCGGAGGTGATCGAGTTCCGGGACCGCCGGGTCGGCGAGCTCGGCGTCCGGCTGATCGTTTCGTCGGTGCAGGACGCGATCGACAGCGGCCGGGTGGTGGAGCAGAAGGGCCGCCGCGCGTCCCGGAACCGGCTCCAGATCACCCCGCTTCTGGACGCCATCGAGGAGCACCAGTTCGACGCGGCGTTCGGCGGCGCGCGCCGGGACGAGGAGAAGGCCCGCGCGAAGGAGCGGGTGGTCTCCTTCCGGGACGAGTTCGGGCAGTGGGACCCCAAGAACCAGCGCCCGGAGCTGTGGAACCTGTTCAACACCAAGATCGTGCAGGGTGAGCACGTCCGGGTGTTCCCGCTGTCGAACTGGACCGAGCTCGACATCTGGGACTACGTGCGGCGCGAGGAGCTCGAACTCCCGCCGATCTACTTCGCGCACAGCCGGCAGGTGTTCGAGCGCGACGGGCTGCTCCTGGACGCCGAGACGGGCTTCGCGAACCGCGGCGACGACGAGCCCGAGTTCGCGGCGACCGTCCGGTACCGGACGGTCGGCGACGCGTCCTGCACGGGCGCGGTGAAGTCGAACGCGGTGACGCTCGACGAGGTGATCGAGGAGATCGCGGCGACGCGGATCACCGAGCGCGGCCAGACCCGCGCCGACGACCGCACCAGCGAGGCCGCGATGGAGGACCGCAAGAAGGAGGGCTACTTCTGA
- the pth gene encoding aminoacyl-tRNA hydrolase, producing MDADLWLVVGLGNPGPSYAKNRHNAGFMVLDVLAARAGGRFKSHRARADVLEGRLAGTRVVLAKPRTFMNESGGPVKGLRDFYKVPVERVVVVHDELDIPFGAVRLKQGGGDNGHNGLRSVTRSLGAKEYPRVRFGVGRPPGRMDAAAFVLKDFSATERKELDLEVDRAADAVEALLTDGLAAAQNAFHAG from the coding sequence GTGGACGCGGATCTCTGGCTCGTGGTGGGGCTGGGCAACCCCGGGCCGTCCTATGCGAAGAACCGGCACAACGCGGGGTTCATGGTGCTGGACGTTCTCGCGGCGCGCGCGGGGGGCAGGTTCAAGTCGCACCGGGCGCGGGCCGACGTGCTGGAGGGCCGTCTCGCGGGAACGCGGGTGGTGCTGGCCAAGCCGCGCACCTTCATGAACGAGTCGGGCGGCCCGGTGAAGGGGCTGCGCGACTTCTACAAGGTGCCGGTGGAGCGGGTGGTCGTCGTCCACGACGAGCTCGACATCCCGTTCGGCGCGGTGCGGTTGAAGCAGGGCGGTGGTGACAACGGCCACAACGGGCTGCGGTCCGTCACCAGGTCGCTGGGCGCGAAGGAGTATCCGCGCGTGCGGTTCGGCGTGGGGCGGCCCCCGGGTCGGATGGACGCGGCGGCGTTCGTGCTGAAGGACTTCTCCGCGACAGAGCGCAAGGAGCTCGACCTGGAGGTCGACCGGGCGGCGGACGCGGTCGAGGCGCTGCTGACCGACGGGCTGGCCGCCGCGCAGAACGCCTTCCACGCCGGCTGA
- a CDS encoding TetR/AcrR family transcriptional regulator — MTDPAPRTRRKRMTGKERREQLLEIGRTLFAERGLDGTSVEEIASAAGVSKPVVYEHFGGKEGLYAVVVDREFERLLGLVTDSLNSVVHYRSKLERAALALLEYIEEHPDGFRILVRDSHGGTGTGSYASLLSEIAGEVEHILAQEFDRHGYDDKFAPLYAQSLVGMVALTGQWWLDVRKPHREDVAAHIVNLAWNGLSGLEPRPSLDPRRRRRELERQEKRAEKAAAKAGRAEEKAAAKAEKAHRRGRRDFGEIVDPSA; from the coding sequence GTGACAGATCCCGCTCCCAGGACCCGCAGAAAGCGGATGACGGGCAAGGAACGCCGCGAGCAGCTCCTCGAGATCGGCCGGACGCTGTTCGCCGAGCGCGGGCTGGACGGCACCTCGGTGGAGGAGATCGCCTCGGCGGCCGGGGTGTCCAAGCCGGTGGTGTACGAGCACTTCGGCGGCAAGGAGGGGCTCTACGCGGTCGTCGTCGACCGGGAGTTCGAGCGGCTGCTGGGCCTCGTCACCGACTCGCTGAACTCGGTGGTCCACTACCGGAGCAAGCTGGAGAGGGCGGCGCTGGCGCTGCTGGAGTACATCGAGGAGCACCCCGACGGGTTCCGCATCCTCGTCCGCGACTCCCACGGCGGGACGGGCACGGGCAGCTACGCCAGCCTGCTGAGCGAGATCGCCGGCGAGGTGGAGCACATCCTGGCGCAGGAGTTCGACCGGCACGGGTACGACGACAAGTTCGCGCCGCTGTACGCGCAGAGCCTGGTCGGCATGGTGGCGCTGACGGGCCAGTGGTGGCTGGACGTCCGCAAGCCGCACCGGGAGGACGTGGCCGCGCACATCGTGAACCTGGCGTGGAACGGCCTGTCCGGGCTGGAGCCGAGGCCGTCGCTGGACCCGCGCCGCCGCCGCAGGGAGCTGGAGCGGCAGGAGAAGCGCGCGGAGAAGGCCGCCGCCAAGGCCGGGCGCGCCGAGGAGAAGGCGGCGGCGAAGGCGGAGAAGGCCCACCGCCGGGGGCGGCGCGACTTCGGGGAGATCGTCGACCCGTCAGCCTGA